The DNA segment ACAGACTCAAAGAATAGAAGTACAAAAAATAAATAGGACTATTGAGAGACATATAAATTTGATTGATAAATTTATTATTAGTGCAACTTTAGATTTAGATGGAGTAATTGCTAGTGTGTCAAATGCTTTTTGCAAAGTATCAGGATATACTAAAGAAGAGCTTTTGGGCAAATCATATTCAAAATTTTTGTATCCAGATATACAAGATGAATTTATAAAAAAAATAAAAAATTTAGAAGATAATGAAATCTTAGAGGAGGAGTGCAAAAGTCTAAAAAAAGATGGAACTACATATTGGATTTTTAGCACTATCTCAGCTCTTAAAAATGATGATAATGAGAGAGTTGGATATTCTATTTTTAGTATTGATATAACTGACAAAAATATAATCAAACAAAACAACTTGGAGCTTAAAACAGTAAAAGAGACTCTAGATAACGCTGCAAAAATTGCAAAACTTGGTACTTGGGAATGGGATATAAAAAAAGACATAATTAAGTTTTCAAAAATTGCAAATGATATTTTTGGAATTCAAACAGGTCAATTTGTAGATTTTGAGACACTTAAAAAGTTAGTTGTAAAAGATGATAAAAGACGATATAGAAGAATTTTTAACAGAGCTGTAAAAAAGAAACTCTCTTTTAACTTTGAGTATAGAATCTATAAAAGTGATGAGATTAGAAAAATATGGGTTATTGGAAATCCAATAGTAGAAAATAATCAAGTTGTTAGAATAACTGGGATTGTGCAAGATGTAACTGAACTAAAACAAGTTGAAGAGGAGCTAGAAGAGGCTCAAAAGATTGCAAGGGTAGGGCACTATAATTATAATGCAAATAAAGATATCTTTACAAATTCATATATTATTGATGAAATTTTTGGTTTTGATAACAACAAAGAGAAGAGCTTAAGAGTTTGGCAACTTCTTATTCATCAAGAGGATAGAAAAAGAGTTACAAAATATTTTAAAGATGTAGTTGCTTTAAAAGATAAGTTTGATATTGAATATCGAGTAGTAAACAGAAAAACACAAGCAATAAAATGGGTTCATATGTTAGGTGAACTCTCTTTTGATAGAAATGGGAAAATCTCAAGTTATTTTGGAACAATTCAAGATATTACAAAAAGAAAAGAGTTGGAGAGTGACTTGCAACAAGCTCACAATGTATTTGAACATACCCATGATGGAATTTTAGTAACCGATGAAGATGGAAATATCTTAAATGTAAACAAATCCTATGAGAAGATTACAGGTTATAAACTAGAAGAGGTAATTGGATTAAATCCTTCTATTTTAAAATCTGGTGTTCATGATGATGAGTTTTACAAAGAGCTTTGGGAAGAGGTTAAAACAAATGGTTATTGGAGTGGAGAGATTCACAACAAAAGAAAAGATGGGAAAATCTACCAAGAGTTGTTAACAATAAATGCAATATATAATGAAAATGGGCATATCTGCAACTATATAGGACTTTTTAGTGATATTACAAAACAGAGAAAACAAGATAAGCTAATTCTTCAACAATCAAGAACAGCAGCAATTGGAGAGATGTTAGAGAATATTGCCCACCAATGGAGACAACCTTTATCAATAATCTCAACTTCATCAAGTGGTTTAAAATTACTTTTAGAGATGGATGTTAACAATGAGATACCAAAAGAGAAAGTTTTAAATGTTTTAGATGATATTAATAAATATACACAATATCTCTCTGATACAATAGAGGATTTTAGAAGTTTCTTTAAAGGGGATATGACACAAATAAAAGTATTTAATGTAAGAGATACTTTAGAAAAACTTTTAAATCTAACAAAAGACTCTTTTTCTCATAGTTTTATTACCTTTATACAAGATAGTAATAAAGAGGATTTATTTGTAGAAAACAATGAAAATATATTAACCCAGGCCTTGATTAATATCTATAATAACGCCAAAGATGCTTTAGTAGAGAATGTTGATGAAAATAGAAAAAGACTCTTTTTCCTTTCAAGTCATAGAAGGGGAGATCTCCTTCATTTGCATTTTAGAGATAATGCAGGGGGGATAAAAAGGGAAGTATTAAATCAAATTTTTGACCCATATTTTACAACTAAACATGAATCAATAGGAACAGGATTAGGACTTTATATGACCTATCAAATTATTACTAAACAGTTAAAAGGTAGTATTGAAGTTCATAATGTAACTTATGAGTATAAAGGGGAGATACACAAAGGGGCAGAGTTTACTATAAAATTGCCCCTTAGTAAATAATTTAGCTATTTAAATATTTTGATAAAGAGGAACTCCAATCTTCATTAAGAAGAGTTTGTTTATATTCAAAAGCTTTTTGTTCTAACTCTTCATCACTTATTTTTAAAGCTTTATATACATAAAAGGGCATAGTATAACTCATCCTTGTAAATTTAGCCATTGTCTCAAAAGGTTTTAATAACTCGTTCATACTTACTTGAATATATGCACCTGCTTGATATGCAAATTCAGGTGATCCCATTGTTGTTACAATTTTAAATTCTTTTGTTTTGAGTTTTCCCCCTTCACTCCCATACGCAAAACCATACTCTAAAACTTTGTCTTGCCACTCTTTTAAAAGACTTGGTGAACTAAACCAATAAAATGGGAATTGGAATACTATTCTATCGTGTTCTAAAAGTAGTGTTTGTTCCCTTTTTATATCAATTTTGTCAAATGATTTATATTCCGAATATAGATTATTTATAGTTATATTTTTTTCATTTTTTATTGTATTAATAAGGGTTTTATTTAGTCTAGATTCTTCAAAATTTGGGTGTGCTAAAATTATTAGTGTTTTTTTCATATTGTAATATCCTTTTTTCAAATACTATTCAATACTTACTTAAAATATCTTTACAATACTTTAGGTAAGTATTGAATTTATTCAAGATACAATTAATTCAATTTTGGTAGAATCAGGAATTAGAAAAATAAAGGATAATATTGTTAACTAATATTGTAGATCTTATTGTTCATACTGTTGGAAGTTTAGGATATTTAGGAATCTTTATAATGATGTTTTTAGAGAGTTCTTTTTTCCCTTTTCCTTCTGAAATTGTTATGATTCCAGCTGGATACTTAGCCTATAAAGGTGAGATGAATTTAGTTTTTGCAATTCTTTCTGGAATAGCTGGAAGTCTCTGCGGAGCAATTTTTAACTACTATTTGGCAATGAAATTTGGAAGAAAGTTTTTAAGTAGATATGGGAAATATGTTTTAATAAAAGAGCAAACTTTAGAAAAAATGGAAGATTTTTTTGCAAAACATGGGCATATTTCAACTTTCAGTGGAAGATTAATCCCTGCTGTTAGACAATATATTTCACTTCCTGCTGGACTTGCAAAGATGAATTTGTGGAAATTTTCACTTTATACAAGTTTGGGTGCTGGAATTTGGGTACTAATTTTGGCTCTTTTAGGCTACTTTATTGGTTCAAATAAAGAGCTAATTGATGAGTATTTAAAAGTAATTATAGTTACAGTTTTAATTTTATTAGCCATTATGATTCTTTTTTATATTAGAATAAAAATGAAAAAAGGGCTTATTAAAAAGTGGAGAAAAAGTTGAAAAAAAGAGCAATTGTCACTGGCTACTCTTCAGGAATAGGAAAAGCTATTTGTGAAAGTTTAGAAAAAAGTGATTTTGAAATCATTAGATTAAAAAGTAGACTTGAAGATATAAAAGCTTTAGAAGCAGAGCTAAAAGAGATATTAAAAGATAAAGATATCTCTGTTTTAATAAACTGTGCTGGAGTTGGAGTTTTTAAACCCCATGAAGAGATCTCTTTATCAAAAATAAAAGAGTTAATTGATGTTAATTTAACTGCACCAATTATTCTTGCAAATTTATGCCTTAGAAGCCTTAAAAAAACAAAAGGGCATATAATAAATATTGCTTCAATAGAGGCAACAAGACACTCTAAATTTTCAGCACTATATACTGCTACAAAGAGTGGACTTAGAGATTTCTCTTTGGCACTATTTGAAGAGTTAAGAAGAAGTGATGTAAAGGTTACAAATATAAATCCAGATTTGACAAAAACAAACTTCTTTGATACTCTAAATTTTCAACCAAGTGAAAACAAAGAGGCTCATATCTTACCTGAAGATATAGCAAAAACAGTTTTAGATATTTTGGCTTTTGATGGTGTTATTACTGATATTACCATTCGTCCTCAAAGATTAGAGATTTTAAAGAAATAGTTATGAAACAATTTATTTTAAATAACTGGAATAGGGTATTACTTTCTATTTTTACAGTTTTAGCCTTAGCTTTGGCTCTTTGCTTTACTATTGATGATGATGCAAAAAAGTTAGTTGATAACTCTTTTAAACAAGCTGTTATTGTATTTGGAAGTGCAAAGGCTTTAAATGGAGTAATCTCACTTGCTCAAGGAACTGAGCTTGATTTGCCTTTTGTAGTTGTTGCAATAGGGCAAGTTTTAGATCCTATAAATGATTTAGTTGAACAATTTTCTTTGGTAATGCTTGCAAGTATGATATCTCTTGGTATCCAAAAGATTTTATTGGGTTTTGTAACAAATGATATTTATAATATAACTCTTTTAGTTTTTATTGTAACTTTTAATATATGGCTTTTTAAACGTTTTAAAAAAGATGAAAAAATAAGAGAGATATTTTTCAAAGCAACTTTTGTTTTACTCTTTTTAAGATTTGCAATACCCATGATAAGTTATGTAAATGATATCTCTTACAACTACTTTGTAAAACCACAATACAATATAGAAAAGTTAAATGAGAATATTATTCAAGTAAAAGATAGTGTAAGTAGCGTAACCCAAGAAACAATTAAACAGAAAGAACAAAGTTCTTTTATAAATAAAGTTATGGAAAAATTTGATAGCTCCTATTATGAAAAAAAGATAGAAGAGTATACAGATGCAGCTAATAATTCAAGTGAGTATATTGTTGATTTGATTATTGTTTTTGTATTTCAAACTATACTTCTACCTATTGTTTTCCTTTTTGTTTTATATTTTTTTATAAAAGCACTTTTTAATATAAGAAAGTCCTAAATAATAGGACGATTATATCTTATATAATAAAGTGATGGTAGTGCAAGTCCAAAACCAATTCCACCTAAAACTATAATTGTTCTTAGTGAGTTATCAACAAAAGTTGTAATAAGTTCAGGTGTTACTCCGTGGGCATTCATTGTTATTAAATTTATAATTGCAGAAAAGGCATAAGTTCCAGGAAGCATAGGAATTATTGATGCAATAGTATAAACAGGTCTTGGAACAATATATTTTCTTGACCAATATAGAGCAACTATACCAACAATAGTTGAAGCTAAAAAGGTTGAAAGCTCCAAAGATAGGTTAAGATCCATTAAAAACTTTCTAGAACAGTAAGCAATAGCTCCACCATAAGCACATTTCAAAAGAGTCTCTTTTGGAACATTAAATACCATTCCAAAACCAACAGCAGGAATACCTGAAAAGATAGCCGCTAATAGATAATCAATAATTATTGCACTCATCTTACCAACCTTCCATATTTAATAGAGTAAAAGCTAAAACTATTCCAACAGCAGTTGCAGAAGTAAGAAGTACAGCTTGCATCCAACGTCCCCAACCCATTGCTAAGTAACCTTTTACTGCATCTAAAACAGAGTTTACAAAAGGAAAACCAGGGGCTAGAAGAAGAACACTTGAAGAAAGCGCTATATCAGGAGTTGAACTTAGATGAAAAATTTGTGACATTGCGGCAAAAAAAGTTGCCACAAAAGCAGTAACTCCAAAAGTGATTATTAAAACAAATTTTTTTCTTGCTAAAACTTGTCTTGTAAACATAGCAGCAGAAGAAGCAACAAAAGTAATAAGTATACCCATTAAATCAGAACCATGAAGATATGCAAATGAAGCACAAGAGACACCAACCATAAAAACTATCAACCAACT comes from the Halarcobacter ebronensis genome and includes:
- a CDS encoding SDR family oxidoreductase, coding for MKKRAIVTGYSSGIGKAICESLEKSDFEIIRLKSRLEDIKALEAELKEILKDKDISVLINCAGVGVFKPHEEISLSKIKELIDVNLTAPIILANLCLRSLKKTKGHIINIASIEATRHSKFSALYTATKSGLRDFSLALFEELRRSDVKVTNINPDLTKTNFFDTLNFQPSENKEAHILPEDIAKTVLDILAFDGVITDITIRPQRLEILKK
- a CDS encoding threonine/serine ThrE exporter family protein is translated as MTYEEQTKITKTVIKAAVLMLEYGAESRLIETVAQRLGHVLGVDSVEVSLIPSAIVLTTLSNKKTQSSTTTRRAHHKPINMSIVCDVQKMCYKAEKENLDIDFMIKTMKEIEPNYYNSWLIVFMVGVSCASFAYLHGSDLMGILITFVASSAAMFTRQVLARKKFVLIITFGVTAFVATFFAAMSQIFHLSSTPDIALSSSVLLLAPGFPFVNSVLDAVKGYLAMGWGRWMQAVLLTSATAVGIVLAFTLLNMEGW
- a CDS encoding DedA family protein; translated protein: MLTNIVDLIVHTVGSLGYLGIFIMMFLESSFFPFPSEIVMIPAGYLAYKGEMNLVFAILSGIAGSLCGAIFNYYLAMKFGRKFLSRYGKYVLIKEQTLEKMEDFFAKHGHISTFSGRLIPAVRQYISLPAGLAKMNLWKFSLYTSLGAGIWVLILALLGYFIGSNKELIDEYLKVIIVTVLILLAIMILFYIRIKMKKGLIKKWRKS
- a CDS encoding PAS domain-containing sensor histidine kinase — protein: MQISETHYLKEELDKLIKSDIFIFEFIESSSLDGIWYWDLENPENQWMSERFWKILGFDPKDKEHKSIEWQKLVHEEDLKLALDNFHKHLEDSSYPYDQILRYKHANGSVVWIRCRGLAIRDENGKPIRMIGAHNDMTMVMDSLKKLESYNGLDKLNQDLTKKYKQEQTQRIEVQKINRTIERHINLIDKFIISATLDLDGVIASVSNAFCKVSGYTKEELLGKSYSKFLYPDIQDEFIKKIKNLEDNEILEEECKSLKKDGTTYWIFSTISALKNDDNERVGYSIFSIDITDKNIIKQNNLELKTVKETLDNAAKIAKLGTWEWDIKKDIIKFSKIANDIFGIQTGQFVDFETLKKLVVKDDKRRYRRIFNRAVKKKLSFNFEYRIYKSDEIRKIWVIGNPIVENNQVVRITGIVQDVTELKQVEEELEEAQKIARVGHYNYNANKDIFTNSYIIDEIFGFDNNKEKSLRVWQLLIHQEDRKRVTKYFKDVVALKDKFDIEYRVVNRKTQAIKWVHMLGELSFDRNGKISSYFGTIQDITKRKELESDLQQAHNVFEHTHDGILVTDEDGNILNVNKSYEKITGYKLEEVIGLNPSILKSGVHDDEFYKELWEEVKTNGYWSGEIHNKRKDGKIYQELLTINAIYNENGHICNYIGLFSDITKQRKQDKLILQQSRTAAIGEMLENIAHQWRQPLSIISTSSSGLKLLLEMDVNNEIPKEKVLNVLDDINKYTQYLSDTIEDFRSFFKGDMTQIKVFNVRDTLEKLLNLTKDSFSHSFITFIQDSNKEDLFVENNENILTQALINIYNNAKDALVENVDENRKRLFFLSSHRRGDLLHLHFRDNAGGIKREVLNQIFDPYFTTKHESIGTGLGLYMTYQIITKQLKGSIEVHNVTYEYKGEIHKGAEFTIKLPLSK
- a CDS encoding threonine/serine exporter family protein; amino-acid sequence: MSAIIIDYLLAAIFSGIPAVGFGMVFNVPKETLLKCAYGGAIAYCSRKFLMDLNLSLELSTFLASTIVGIVALYWSRKYIVPRPVYTIASIIPMLPGTYAFSAIINLITMNAHGVTPELITTFVDNSLRTIIVLGGIGFGLALPSLYYIRYNRPII
- a CDS encoding NAD(P)H-dependent oxidoreductase, with protein sequence MKKTLIILAHPNFEESRLNKTLINTIKNEKNITINNLYSEYKSFDKIDIKREQTLLLEHDRIVFQFPFYWFSSPSLLKEWQDKVLEYGFAYGSEGGKLKTKEFKIVTTMGSPEFAYQAGAYIQVSMNELLKPFETMAKFTRMSYTMPFYVYKALKISDEELEQKAFEYKQTLLNEDWSSSLSKYLNS